A window of Longispora fulva contains these coding sequences:
- a CDS encoding inositol monophosphatase family protein: MSTFTPLLAAALEAVNIASDLVRDHEPRTLHAKGDRDFASDVDFMVESAVRSFLAQKTPHIGFLGEEEGRTNAEGELLWALDPIDGTVNFVRGLPLCAVSLGLVHSNRAVLGVIKLPFLGSCYHAVDGEGAFHGTRKLEVSGIANLNDAVIAMGDYAVGTGSQEKNRLRLALTEDLAGQALRMRMLGTAATDLAWLADGKVDASVTMSNNPWDTSAGVVIAREAGAVVVDRDGSPHTFDSQATIAGSAAIVAQIIESIRRAESRVWPEGAVL; this comes from the coding sequence ATGAGCACATTCACGCCACTACTCGCAGCGGCATTGGAAGCGGTAAACATAGCGAGTGACCTGGTGCGCGACCACGAACCGCGCACACTCCACGCCAAGGGTGATCGCGACTTCGCCTCAGACGTGGACTTCATGGTGGAAAGTGCGGTGCGCTCGTTTCTGGCCCAGAAGACTCCCCACATCGGTTTCCTCGGGGAGGAGGAAGGGCGGACCAACGCCGAGGGCGAGTTGCTGTGGGCGCTGGACCCGATCGACGGAACCGTGAACTTCGTCCGAGGCCTGCCACTCTGTGCGGTGTCGTTGGGACTGGTCCACTCAAACAGAGCAGTGCTCGGAGTGATCAAACTTCCCTTTCTGGGGAGTTGCTACCACGCCGTGGACGGCGAAGGAGCATTCCATGGGACCAGGAAGCTCGAGGTCAGCGGCATTGCGAACCTCAACGACGCGGTGATCGCCATGGGCGATTACGCGGTGGGTACGGGATCACAGGAGAAGAACCGGCTACGCCTCGCCTTGACCGAGGATCTTGCGGGACAGGCACTCAGGATGCGCATGCTCGGCACGGCGGCAACCGATCTGGCCTGGCTCGCCGATGGCAAGGTGGACGCGTCGGTCACCATGTCGAACAACCCATGGGACACGTCGGCCGGCGTGGTGATCGCGCGCGAGGCCGGGGCGGTTGTCGTGGACAGAGATGGTTCCCCACACACGTTCGACTCCCAAGCCACCATCGCCGGGAGCGCGGCGATCGTCGCACAGATCATTGAGTCGATTCGACGCGCGGAGTCAAGGGTGTGGCCAGAGGGGGCTGTGCTGTGA
- a CDS encoding DUF5919 domain-containing protein, whose amino-acid sequence MDASSAYATRSEFLSHYPPHSLFDQAHTVRAVGLSLNLVCQQYPEQCLRHLVETGSEVHCLFLDPAGEAIKRREEEEGYTPGHLSGLTDLNIQTLKRARSRMSADARERMLIGTYDETVRFNIFIVDGSLCVMQPYLPAARGVDSPTFVLQRGSNGDGLFATFEQVMMSLWERGTPT is encoded by the coding sequence GTGGACGCTTCTTCGGCCTATGCGACCCGTTCGGAATTCCTGTCGCACTACCCGCCACACTCGCTCTTCGACCAGGCCCACACCGTGCGGGCCGTGGGGTTGTCGTTGAACCTCGTCTGCCAACAGTATCCAGAACAGTGCCTACGGCACCTGGTCGAAACTGGCTCGGAGGTGCACTGCCTGTTCCTTGACCCTGCGGGTGAGGCGATCAAGCGCCGCGAGGAGGAGGAAGGCTACACGCCAGGACATCTGTCGGGGCTCACGGATCTGAATATCCAGACTCTGAAACGTGCACGGTCGAGAATGTCGGCGGATGCGCGCGAGCGGATGCTCATCGGAACCTATGACGAGACCGTCCGTTTCAACATCTTCATTGTCGACGGTTCGCTGTGTGTGATGCAGCCATATCTGCCTGCCGCCAGAGGCGTGGACTCGCCAACGTTCGTGCTACAGCGGGGTAGCAACGGTGATGGCCTCTTCGCGACCTTCGAGCAGGTCATGATGTCCCTGTGGGAGCGAGGCACCCCGACATGA
- a CDS encoding helix-turn-helix domain-containing protein produces the protein MDAVGQSLRAAREAAGISLSSMARRTNYSKSHLGNVETGVKRAYPDVILAYERELGECVDRHGILTGLAASVIAPIAASELLRHGFAAALDGREQEGDWRERVEGYGYDYMTLGAGELQNRLAGDLVVLQQNLESPELWAIAARVMTVYGKTTKGSTEAISWYRLAGQVADRSGHTNASVWVRGRASLALAYEGAALPIASTLARHALELSDQPSLGRLNALLGLAHVQGLRGEKRASLATLDEARRTFDIVGSSEQISDFAIPEWRMATISSLLLSRLGEEQRAIEAQEKADRTRPATLPRFATHIELHRGLMMNRAGDPAGGIAYARQALDRLPPEKHSQSLRLMLAEIEQTAS, from the coding sequence ATGGACGCCGTAGGACAGAGCCTGCGTGCCGCGAGGGAAGCGGCTGGGATCAGCTTGTCCTCCATGGCGCGTCGCACGAACTACAGCAAAAGTCACCTCGGGAACGTCGAGACCGGCGTCAAGCGCGCCTACCCCGATGTCATCTTGGCGTACGAGCGAGAGCTGGGAGAGTGTGTGGATCGCCATGGAATTCTGACTGGACTGGCCGCGAGCGTCATCGCACCGATCGCCGCGTCGGAGTTATTGCGGCATGGCTTTGCCGCCGCACTCGACGGTCGCGAACAGGAAGGTGACTGGCGCGAGCGAGTGGAAGGCTACGGATACGACTACATGACACTCGGTGCGGGCGAGTTGCAGAACCGGCTCGCCGGGGACCTCGTCGTCCTTCAGCAGAATCTGGAGTCGCCCGAGCTGTGGGCGATCGCGGCCCGGGTCATGACGGTGTACGGCAAGACCACGAAGGGATCCACAGAAGCGATCTCCTGGTACAGGTTGGCCGGGCAGGTGGCGGATCGTTCCGGACACACGAACGCCAGCGTATGGGTCAGAGGGCGGGCCTCCCTGGCACTCGCCTATGAGGGAGCAGCGCTTCCGATCGCCTCCACCCTGGCCAGGCACGCCCTCGAACTCAGCGACCAGCCCTCCCTCGGGCGCTTGAACGCACTGCTCGGACTCGCTCACGTTCAAGGACTGCGCGGGGAGAAACGAGCGAGCCTGGCGACGCTCGACGAGGCCAGGCGGACCTTCGACATCGTCGGGTCGTCCGAGCAGATCTCTGATTTCGCGATCCCGGAGTGGCGCATGGCCACGATCAGCAGCCTCCTGCTGTCCCGGCTGGGGGAAGAGCAGCGGGCGATCGAAGCCCAGGAGAAGGCCGACCGGACGCGGCCCGCGACGCTGCCCCGGTTCGCCACGCACATCGAGCTTCACCGGGGGCTGATGATGAACCGTGCTGGCGATCCTGCGGGCGGAATCGCCTACGCGCGGCAGGCCCTCGACAGGCTGCCGCCGGAAAAGCACAGCCAGTCGCTGCGGCTTATGCTCGCCGAGATCGAGCAAACGGCAAGCTGA
- a CDS encoding PfkB family carbohydrate kinase → MDGLFVGLATVDLGYLVADYPSEDTKSTALDQVTAAGGPATNAAVAFAFLSGQARLVTVLGQHWITGLVRDDLTRHHVEVADLTPAEQAAPPTSSIIVSQSNASRTIVSLDATRTQAPAPTDPGALLGTAGIVLVDGHLVEPCSAIARAARATGTPVVFDGGRWKDTHAELLRHVDVAICSSRFAPPGAADAHDFLLDLGVRFVATTNGEGPIRWSTPNDQGVIKPPSVVAVDTLGAGDIFHGAFCHYFAAGRDFLGALENAATVAAASCEQFGTRAWMVTGRERFPG, encoded by the coding sequence ATGGACGGGCTGTTCGTCGGGTTGGCCACGGTCGACCTCGGCTACTTGGTGGCCGACTACCCCAGTGAGGACACGAAGAGCACGGCGCTGGACCAAGTGACCGCAGCGGGAGGCCCGGCTACGAACGCGGCGGTTGCGTTCGCGTTCCTGTCCGGCCAGGCCCGGCTGGTCACCGTTCTGGGCCAGCACTGGATCACGGGCCTGGTACGCGATGACCTGACCCGGCACCACGTCGAGGTCGCCGATCTCACGCCCGCCGAGCAGGCCGCCCCGCCCACGTCCTCGATCATCGTGTCGCAGAGCAACGCCAGCCGGACCATCGTGTCCCTCGACGCAACTCGCACCCAGGCCCCCGCACCGACCGACCCTGGCGCCCTGCTCGGCACCGCAGGGATCGTCCTGGTGGACGGGCATCTGGTCGAGCCGTGCTCGGCGATCGCCCGCGCGGCGCGGGCCACGGGCACGCCCGTGGTGTTTGACGGCGGCCGGTGGAAGGACACTCACGCCGAACTGCTCCGTCACGTCGATGTGGCGATCTGCTCCAGCCGCTTCGCTCCTCCCGGTGCCGCCGATGCCCACGACTTCCTGCTCGACCTTGGCGTCAGATTCGTGGCAACCACGAATGGCGAGGGCCCGATTCGCTGGTCGACCCCGAACGATCAGGGTGTCATCAAGCCGCCGTCCGTCGTCGCCGTCGACACGCTCGGGGCCGGCGACATCTTCCACGGCGCGTTCTGCCACTACTTCGCCGCCGGACGAGACTTCCTCGGGGCTCTGGAAAACGCCGCGACCGTGGCTGCAGCGTCTTGCGAGCAGTTCGGCACCAGGGCCTGGATGGTCACCGGACGAGAAAGGTTCCCCGGCTAG
- a CDS encoding RICIN domain-containing protein — protein sequence MNFRNWPTLAALVALAFVTSLAAVWAPTAAQAATSITINGTAAGRVFDGVGAISGGGGNSRLLFDYPEPQRSQILDYLFKPGYGASLSILKVEVGGDTNSTDGAEPSHMHSATDENYQRGYEWWLMEQAKARNPNIKLVALSWGAPGWIGNGNFWSQDMIGYLVKWIQHAKSDHNLTIDYIGGWNERGYDKQWFINLKSGLTTAGLATKVVANDNFGFGGDVDAMVSDTAFRNAVDVVGSHYACGYLGNQTNCPSSANAVGLGKPLWASESGSQDYNTGAAAVARGVNRGYIDGKMTAFINWPIVAALYQNLYFSTDGLALADQPWSGAYSLGKTTWALAHTAQFAQPGWQYIDPATGYLGGNRANGSYVALKSPNGTDYSTVVETMDATADQTATFTIAGGLSTGAVHVWATNMRSDVAADHFVRQPDVTPAGGGYTVTLKPGYVYSLTTTTGQGKGTAVSPARAPLNLPYSDTFDGYTNNRSPKYFTDMNGSFETLGCAAGRTGTCVRQMAPKAPIRWTDEPFLYPYTMMGELDWTNYTVSSDVLLEQAGSVELLGRVGAQNKNNNGLNAYHLRVSNTGAWSIQKSDSSWTFTTLKSGTATALGTNQWHKLSLGFQGTTITAQVDGTTVGTVTDGTYSAGQVALGMSDYINAQYDNFAITPGQTTPDPKYKLINRNSGKALTVTGNSAADGALITQSTDTGATGQLWRIATTGGYSVLTNVGSGKVLDVPGFSTTAGTQLNQWTANGGANQQWTLTTSGGYTTLTNRNSSMLADVSGGSMADGAQVLQWTSNNGANQQWTLVQVP from the coding sequence ATGAATTTCCGAAATTGGCCCACCCTGGCGGCGCTGGTGGCGCTCGCCTTCGTGACCTCCCTGGCGGCCGTCTGGGCCCCGACGGCGGCGCAGGCCGCGACGTCGATCACGATCAACGGCACGGCGGCCGGCCGGGTGTTCGACGGCGTGGGCGCGATCAGCGGCGGCGGCGGTAACTCGCGCCTGCTGTTCGACTACCCGGAACCGCAGCGTTCGCAGATCCTGGACTACCTGTTCAAGCCCGGGTACGGCGCGAGCCTGTCGATCCTGAAGGTCGAGGTCGGCGGGGACACCAACTCCACCGACGGCGCCGAGCCCAGCCACATGCACTCCGCCACCGACGAGAACTACCAGCGCGGGTACGAGTGGTGGCTGATGGAACAGGCCAAGGCGCGTAACCCCAACATCAAGCTCGTCGCGTTGTCGTGGGGAGCCCCGGGCTGGATCGGCAACGGCAACTTCTGGTCCCAGGACATGATCGGCTACCTGGTCAAGTGGATCCAGCACGCGAAGTCCGACCACAACCTGACCATCGACTACATCGGCGGCTGGAACGAACGCGGCTACGACAAGCAGTGGTTCATCAACCTCAAGAGCGGCCTGACCACGGCTGGGTTGGCGACCAAGGTGGTGGCCAACGACAACTTCGGATTCGGCGGCGACGTGGACGCCATGGTGTCGGACACCGCGTTCCGCAACGCCGTGGACGTCGTCGGCTCGCACTACGCCTGCGGCTACCTCGGCAACCAGACCAACTGCCCGAGCTCGGCCAACGCCGTCGGGCTGGGCAAGCCGCTGTGGGCCAGTGAGAGCGGTTCGCAGGACTACAACACCGGTGCCGCCGCCGTCGCCCGCGGGGTGAACCGGGGCTACATCGACGGGAAGATGACCGCGTTCATCAACTGGCCCATCGTGGCGGCTCTGTACCAGAACCTGTACTTCTCCACCGACGGTCTGGCCCTGGCCGACCAGCCCTGGTCCGGGGCCTACAGCCTCGGCAAGACCACGTGGGCGCTGGCGCACACCGCCCAGTTCGCCCAGCCCGGCTGGCAGTACATCGACCCCGCCACCGGCTACCTCGGCGGCAACCGCGCCAACGGCAGCTACGTCGCCCTCAAATCGCCCAACGGCACCGACTACAGCACGGTCGTCGAGACCATGGACGCCACCGCCGACCAGACCGCGACGTTCACCATCGCCGGCGGCCTGTCCACCGGGGCGGTGCACGTGTGGGCGACCAACATGCGCTCGGACGTCGCCGCGGACCACTTCGTGCGGCAGCCCGACGTGACCCCGGCAGGCGGCGGCTACACCGTCACCCTCAAGCCCGGCTACGTCTACAGCCTGACCACCACCACCGGCCAGGGCAAGGGCACCGCGGTGTCCCCGGCGCGGGCGCCGCTGAACCTGCCCTACTCCGACACCTTCGACGGCTACACCAACAACCGGTCCCCGAAGTACTTCACCGACATGAACGGCTCCTTCGAGACCCTCGGCTGCGCGGCCGGCCGCACCGGCACCTGTGTCCGCCAGATGGCCCCCAAGGCCCCGATCCGGTGGACGGACGAGCCGTTCCTCTACCCGTACACGATGATGGGTGAACTGGACTGGACGAACTACACCGTCAGCTCCGACGTGCTGCTCGAACAGGCCGGTAGCGTCGAGCTGCTCGGCAGGGTCGGCGCGCAGAACAAGAACAACAACGGGCTCAACGCCTACCATCTGCGGGTCTCCAACACCGGGGCCTGGTCCATCCAGAAGAGCGACTCCAGCTGGACGTTCACGACGCTGAAGAGCGGCACGGCCACGGCGCTGGGCACCAACCAGTGGCACAAGCTGTCCCTGGGCTTCCAGGGCACCACGATCACCGCCCAGGTCGACGGCACCACGGTCGGCACGGTCACGGACGGCACGTACTCCGCCGGGCAGGTCGCGCTGGGGATGAGCGACTACATCAACGCCCAGTACGACAACTTCGCGATCACCCCCGGGCAGACCACGCCCGATCCGAAGTACAAGCTGATCAACCGCAACAGTGGCAAGGCCCTCACAGTGACCGGGAACTCGGCGGCCGACGGCGCGCTGATCACCCAGTCCACCGACACTGGCGCGACCGGGCAGCTGTGGAGGATCGCCACCACCGGCGGGTACTCGGTGCTCACGAATGTCGGCAGCGGCAAGGTCCTGGACGTTCCCGGGTTCTCCACCACGGCGGGCACCCAGCTCAACCAGTGGACGGCCAACGGCGGCGCCAACCAGCAGTGGACGCTCACCACGAGCGGCGGCTACACCACGCTGACGAACCGCAACAGTTCGATGCTCGCCGACGTGTCCGGGGGCTCCATGGCTGACGGCGCACAGGTCCTGCAGTGGACGTCGAACAACGGCGCCAACCAGCAGTGGACCCTGGTGCAGGTGCCGTAG
- a CDS encoding peptidoglycan-binding protein: MELPTRRWLLTQGALVAATIAAPTAWATSASAALPAVDMELVLLAAQVDPPKPDTGTTPGAKAHVLPVERALNTIGLLATSAVDGHYGSSTIAAYAAWQRQLGYSGIDANGLPGVTSLTRLGETRFTVVHPVRAGSRTDSYGGRLVNTRTATMLAAADASPAWDITLSQGSYTTEDPTSAGTHDGGGVVDISVTGMSTARRWQLVQALRTVGFAAWLRTPEQGFPFHIHAVAVSDPDLSGPAQRQVHDYYFGRNGLANHAVDDTPPDYQVPFTWWEKAQRGQPAIAAR, encoded by the coding sequence ATGGAGCTTCCCACCAGGCGTTGGCTGCTGACTCAGGGCGCGCTCGTCGCCGCTACGATCGCCGCCCCCACTGCATGGGCCACGTCAGCCAGCGCGGCCCTCCCCGCCGTCGACATGGAACTCGTCCTCCTCGCCGCCCAGGTCGACCCGCCGAAGCCGGACACCGGCACCACCCCCGGAGCCAAGGCCCACGTCCTCCCGGTCGAGCGGGCACTGAACACCATCGGCCTGCTCGCCACGTCCGCCGTCGACGGGCACTACGGTTCGTCGACGATCGCGGCGTACGCGGCGTGGCAGCGCCAACTGGGCTACTCCGGGATCGACGCGAACGGCCTGCCCGGGGTCACGTCGCTGACCAGGCTGGGGGAGACCCGGTTCACCGTGGTCCACCCGGTCCGGGCCGGCTCGCGGACCGACTCCTACGGCGGCAGGCTGGTCAACACCCGCACCGCGACCATGCTCGCCGCCGCCGACGCGTCCCCGGCGTGGGACATCACGCTCAGCCAGGGTTCCTACACGACCGAAGATCCCACCTCGGCGGGTACGCATGACGGCGGCGGCGTCGTCGACATCAGCGTGACGGGAATGTCCACGGCGCGCCGCTGGCAGCTGGTGCAAGCGCTGCGCACGGTGGGCTTCGCGGCGTGGCTGCGCACCCCGGAGCAGGGGTTCCCGTTCCACATCCACGCGGTGGCCGTGAGCGACCCGGACCTGTCGGGCCCGGCGCAGCGCCAGGTCCACGACTACTACTTCGGCCGCAACGGGCTGGCCAACCACGCCGTGGACGACACTCCGCCGGACTACCAGGTGCCGTTCACCTGGTGGGAGAAGGCCCAGCGGGGTCAGCCGGCCATCGCCGCCCGGTAG
- a CDS encoding sugar phosphate isomerase/epimerase family protein, which translates to MTGRVVPAGGLERFALNSATTKHWPLPDLVAGCVEAGVTQVGLWREDLVAPGPTGAASLLRDAGLTVTSLCRGGFFTTPDWYDDNRRAIEEAATIGAPELVLVSGGLPPGSRDLDGTRDRITEAIGRLVPDALAAGVRLAIEPLHPMFASDRCAVSTLGQALDMAELFPVAAVGVVVDTYHVWWDPDVWRQIARAADRIACFQLADWITPLPAGVLLGRGLPGTGCVDMARFVRAVDAAGYTGPVEVEVFHEEVWARPGAEVLAEAVEGYRAAMAG; encoded by the coding sequence GTGACCGGGCGGGTGGTGCCCGCCGGCGGGCTCGAACGGTTCGCGTTGAACTCCGCCACCACCAAGCACTGGCCGCTGCCCGACCTCGTCGCCGGGTGCGTCGAGGCCGGCGTGACCCAGGTGGGCCTGTGGCGGGAGGACCTCGTCGCGCCCGGACCCACCGGGGCCGCCAGCCTGCTCCGCGACGCCGGCCTGACCGTGACCAGCCTGTGCCGGGGCGGATTCTTCACCACCCCCGACTGGTACGACGACAACCGCCGCGCGATCGAGGAGGCCGCCACGATCGGCGCGCCGGAACTCGTCCTCGTCAGCGGAGGCCTCCCACCCGGCTCCCGCGACCTCGACGGCACCCGCGACCGGATCACCGAGGCGATCGGCCGGCTGGTGCCCGACGCGCTCGCCGCCGGGGTCCGGCTCGCCATCGAACCCCTGCACCCGATGTTCGCCTCCGACCGGTGCGCGGTGTCCACCCTGGGCCAGGCCCTCGACATGGCCGAACTGTTCCCGGTCGCGGCGGTGGGCGTCGTCGTCGACACGTACCACGTGTGGTGGGACCCGGACGTGTGGCGACAGATCGCCCGGGCCGCCGACCGGATCGCCTGCTTCCAGCTCGCCGACTGGATCACGCCGCTCCCGGCCGGGGTGCTGCTCGGGCGCGGCCTGCCGGGGACGGGGTGCGTGGACATGGCGCGGTTCGTCCGGGCGGTGGACGCTGCCGGGTACACCGGGCCGGTGGAGGTCGAGGTGTTCCACGAGGAGGTGTGGGCCCGGCCAGGGGCCGAGGTGCTCGCCGAGGCGGTCGAGGGCTACCGGGCGGCGATGGCCGGCTGA
- a CDS encoding Gfo/Idh/MocA family protein: MERRSIGIVMNGVTGRMGYRQHLVRSILAIREQGGLPAADGSRIWPEPVLVGRSERKLAELAAKHGLAYTTNLDAALARDDTHIYFDAQVTSEREGAIRKAIAAGKHVYTEKPLTESTESSLDLAALIRAQGLRNGVVQDKLFLPGLRKLKRLIDGGFFGRILSVRGEFGYWVFEGDWQPAQRPSWNYRAADGGGIVVDMFPHWHYVLEQLFAPVRSVTAHIATHVPTRVDEAGAEYKATADDAAYGIFELDGGIVAQINSSWTTRVFRDELVEFQVDGTHGSAVAGLRNCRIQSRATTPKPVWNPDLPVTEPFRDQWQTVPDNEEFDNGFKVQWEHFLRHVVDATPFPWDFMAGVRGVQLAELGLVSAREGRRVEIPELS; the protein is encoded by the coding sequence ATGGAACGCAGGTCGATCGGCATCGTGATGAACGGCGTGACCGGCCGGATGGGGTACCGCCAGCACCTGGTGCGGTCGATCCTCGCCATCCGGGAGCAGGGCGGCCTTCCCGCCGCCGACGGCAGCCGGATCTGGCCCGAGCCAGTCCTGGTCGGCCGCAGCGAACGCAAGCTCGCCGAACTCGCGGCGAAGCACGGCCTGGCGTACACGACGAACCTGGACGCCGCGCTCGCCCGGGACGACACGCACATCTATTTCGACGCCCAGGTCACCTCCGAGCGTGAGGGCGCGATCCGCAAGGCCATCGCGGCCGGCAAGCACGTGTACACCGAGAAGCCGCTGACCGAGTCCACCGAGTCCAGCCTCGACCTGGCCGCGCTGATCCGGGCCCAGGGGCTCAGGAACGGCGTGGTGCAGGACAAGCTGTTCCTGCCCGGGCTGCGCAAACTCAAGCGGCTGATCGACGGCGGGTTCTTCGGCCGGATCCTCAGCGTGCGCGGCGAGTTCGGCTACTGGGTCTTCGAGGGCGACTGGCAGCCGGCCCAGCGGCCGAGCTGGAACTACCGGGCCGCCGACGGTGGCGGGATCGTCGTGGACATGTTCCCGCACTGGCACTACGTCCTCGAGCAGCTGTTCGCCCCGGTCCGGTCCGTGACGGCGCACATCGCCACCCACGTGCCGACCCGGGTCGACGAGGCCGGTGCGGAGTACAAGGCAACCGCCGACGACGCCGCCTACGGCATCTTCGAGCTCGACGGCGGCATCGTCGCCCAGATCAATTCCTCGTGGACCACCCGGGTGTTCCGCGACGAACTCGTCGAGTTCCAGGTCGATGGCACCCACGGCAGCGCCGTCGCCGGTCTGCGCAACTGCCGGATCCAGTCGCGGGCCACCACCCCCAAGCCGGTGTGGAACCCGGACCTGCCGGTCACCGAGCCGTTCCGCGACCAGTGGCAGACCGTGCCCGACAACGAGGAGTTCGACAACGGCTTCAAGGTGCAGTGGGAGCACTTCCTGCGGCACGTGGTCGACGCCACGCCGTTCCCGTGGGACTTCATGGCCGGCGTCCGGGGCGTGCAGCTCGCCGAGCTTGGCCTGGTCTCCGCCCGCGAGGGCCGCCGCGTCGAGATCCCGGAGCTGTCATGA
- a CDS encoding dihydrodipicolinate synthase family protein, with protein MITLPDGPFQLTGGPRWPTMGPARSRDVYAAAHVVADPTADNVPGAPATLDWDATLAFRHHLWSYGFGVAEAMDTAQRGMGLDYPATRELIRRSAAEARAAGGRIVAGVATDQLDVSPESLRASRDRLGADSFRREPAGRTASDIDPLTRSARQARTHARTGLDMIGVAQLDMIGRAYAEQLADTQDAGAVPVLMCSRHLAAAARGPEDYLSVYSDLLRQASGPVVLHWLGDMFDPALAGYWGSTDLDEATATVLALVGEYPEKVDGIKVSLLDADREVALRRALPAGVRLYTGDDFHYPELIKGDDLGHSDALLGVFATIAPAAASALAALDAGDTAEYDRILAPTVPLARHLFGPPTYYYKTGIVFLAWLAGHQSHFSMVGGLQSGRSAAHLAKLVRLADAAGLLPDTDLAEQRARAFFAVHGCAQ; from the coding sequence ATGATCACCTTGCCCGACGGCCCGTTCCAGCTCACCGGCGGCCCACGGTGGCCGACCATGGGCCCAGCACGATCCCGAGACGTGTACGCGGCGGCACACGTCGTCGCCGACCCCACCGCCGACAACGTCCCCGGCGCGCCCGCCACCCTCGACTGGGACGCCACACTGGCGTTCCGCCACCACCTGTGGTCCTACGGGTTCGGCGTCGCCGAGGCCATGGACACCGCCCAGCGCGGCATGGGCCTGGACTACCCGGCCACCCGGGAACTCATCCGCCGCAGCGCCGCCGAGGCCCGCGCCGCCGGCGGCCGGATCGTCGCCGGGGTCGCCACCGACCAGCTCGACGTGTCCCCGGAGTCCCTGCGCGCCAGCCGCGACCGGCTCGGCGCCGACTCCTTCCGTCGGGAACCCGCCGGCAGGACCGCGTCGGACATCGACCCCCTGACCCGCAGCGCCCGCCAGGCGCGGACCCACGCCCGTACGGGCCTGGACATGATCGGCGTGGCGCAGCTCGACATGATCGGCCGCGCCTACGCCGAGCAGCTGGCCGACACCCAGGACGCCGGGGCCGTCCCCGTCCTGATGTGCAGCCGGCACCTGGCCGCCGCGGCGCGCGGCCCCGAGGACTACCTTTCCGTGTACTCCGACCTGCTCCGCCAGGCGTCCGGCCCGGTCGTCCTGCACTGGCTCGGCGACATGTTCGACCCCGCCCTCGCCGGCTACTGGGGCTCCACCGACCTCGACGAGGCGACCGCGACGGTGCTCGCGCTGGTGGGCGAGTACCCGGAGAAGGTCGACGGCATCAAGGTGTCCCTCCTCGACGCGGACCGGGAGGTGGCCCTGCGACGTGCCCTGCCGGCGGGGGTGCGCCTCTACACCGGCGACGACTTCCACTACCCCGAACTCATCAAGGGCGACGACCTCGGCCACTCCGACGCCCTGCTCGGCGTCTTCGCGACCATCGCCCCGGCGGCCGCCTCAGCCCTCGCGGCGCTGGACGCCGGCGACACCGCGGAGTACGACCGGATCCTCGCGCCGACCGTGCCGCTGGCCCGGCACCTGTTCGGCCCGCCCACCTACTACTACAAGACCGGCATCGTGTTCCTCGCCTGGCTCGCCGGCCACCAGTCGCACTTCAGCATGGTCGGGGGGTTGCAGTCGGGGCGGTCGGCGGCGCACCTCGCGAAGCTCGTCCGGCTCGCCGACGCCGCCGGCCTGCTGCCGGACACGGACCTCGCGGAGCAGCGGGCCCGGGCGTTCTTCGCCGTGCACGGGTGCGCCCAGTGA